TGGAGAATATATCGGAGCATCTGGTATAGATCTGGCAATTCTTGTGGGTGAAGAGCAGACCCAGCCTATCCGGGAGGGGATCGAATCCAATCAAACCGAGTCAAAACCGGAAGTCAGAACTGTGCCTACACTCTTTAAAGCAAATGATCTGTTGAGTGAATACGCCCGCCCCGGCGATGTGGTTTTGTATGAAAATGACTTGCCAGACAGCTATAACGAATAAATCCGGTTACACCTGCACCATCTTCTGATTATTGCTGAACACGCTTTCAAGGCCTTTTTCAAGCTGGTCGAGCATATGCTCAAACTGGACCATATCCTGCTCAAGCAGTGTGAGCCGCAGACCTGCAACCGGAGTGTTGAAACCGCTTAAAGGCACTGTGCACACGCCTGTGCCGGCAAGCAGATAATAGGTGAGAAAAAGATCGGGATTGGCCTCTAAATTATCTGTCCACTTAAGATAAAGAGATCTCTCCACATCACCGAGTAATTCCGGTTTCATATCTGATTTGTGCAGTTCAGAATTAAAATGAATGGCCGCATAAAAAGCTCCTTGCCCGCCTTTGCACTCCACATTCTCCAATACATTGATGCGCTCTTTCAGCATGGACATTTTTTTTGCCAGGCTGGAAATCCTGCTATCAAGAAATGCGCTGTAGGCAGGGTTTGACATAATCCCCGGAATTACTTTTTGCGGAAGTGTTGTACTGCAAACTTCCGTCATTTTGCACTGATCAATCCTGTCGCAAAACTCACTGAATTCGTGATCGCTTTTCCGGTTATAGTATTCGAGCCAGCCGCAACGGCTTCCGGGCCAGGGAATCTCTTTGGATATTCCTTTCATCGCAATACCGGGCACATCACCAATCACTTCAGAGAGCCGGACCATTTTGCCATCGTAAACCAAATTTTCATAAATTTCGTCAGCAATGATGAACAGCTCGTATTCCCGTGCAATCTGCACCAGTTCCAGTAGAACATTTTTCGAATACACTACTCCCGTGGGGTTATCGGGATTCACAATCAGAATTGCAGAGACATCCGGGTTCTCTTCCACAGTTTTTCTGATTTCATCCGGTTGCGGTAACCACCCGCTTGAGGGATCCAGTGTGTAGGTTAGTGGCTGCTTGCGTATCCGGAGTTTTTCGGCCCCGGTATGGGCCGGATAAGCCGGTGACGGGAGCAGAACCCGTGCGTCATCTGATAAGAGGCTATATAACCTGGCAATTGCATCACCCAAACCGTTGAAAAAAGTGATATCATCAGCCGAAATCTGGCATCCGCCGAAATCATTCGTTCGCTGAGCCAGGTATTCGCGTGTATCGGGGAGCCCTTTGGAATCGCAATATCCAAATGTTGAATTATCCTGAATTACCTCGGTGATAATGTCTTTCATCCAGTCCGGCAGTCGCATACCTTTCTGAACAGGATCACCAATATTTTCCCAAATCACAGGATAACCAAGTTTCTCTCTTTCAAAACCCTTCCCTACAATTTGGCGGATTCCGTAGTTGATTTCCGGCAGTCCGGATGGCAAAAGTGAATTTCTCATAACGGGTCGTAGAATTACATTATTTATTTATGGCTACGGAAACCTCTTAATTATTTCATCAAAAATGAAATTAATAATTAGTAATTAATGAAAATAAATGAATTTGTATTAATTATATTCATTTCAAAACTTTTCTTCCTTAATAAATTTAGAAGAAAGGCTTCCTTCCATACATATTAATAGTATCGGCGATGGCAGAAGTTTCATAACCATAAAAAAATAGCCCGCAAAAGCGAGCTATCTATAAAATATAAACCATTTGCTGAGATCAAAAACAGATTAATTACTCATCATGTACAATTACAGTTCCTTCATACTGCTCAGCAAGGTGAACCGGGCGTGGAAAGGTAATAATGAAAGCGTCCCCCATCACAGCAGATGCAGTTGGCAGAATGTTTTGAGCGTTTGAGAATTCATTAAATACACCGATCAGCACTTCATAAAATTGTCTGCGCTGAATAATAAAGACTTCATCAGCCGCATCGTTCAAATCATCACCAAGTTGTTCACGGAATGAATTGCGAACCTCAATGGCATCGTTAAGGCTCATTGCTGCATAAACTTGTATATAATGACCCGCTGCAACCGTTCGTCTGATTTCACTTTCGGGGTAACTTACCTCTTCTTCAACATCTTCAACTCGTTCACATAAGCAGTTTGTTTTTGCTTCAAGCGAATCCACACGATCCTCAAGAGCTGCGAGACGTTCATTCATTTCTGCAAACCTGTCGCTATTATCGCTGTCCAACTGGTTGATTTGATTTTCGAGCGAATCCACACGATCGGAAAGGTTATCCACATCACGAGCACGGGCAAAAATATCCTCATATTCAGTATCACTGATAGTTCGGGTAGCCGGTCTCAGGTTTACTGGCCTGCGGTCACTGCGTCCAAAATGAAATCGAATACCACCCGAGGCCATCCCGATTTGGTCATACGGATAACCCTGATTCTGCAGATCGAGATGATTGGAGGAAAGTTTGATTTCGTGCTGGCCAAAAATCTCAATTCTGTCATTTAACCTGAAAGCGACTCCTAATCCACCAATCAAACTTGCTTCACTTCTGCTAAATTCATCAGCTGGTCCTTCAGCAGTAAACCAATCCTGTTCGACGCCAAGAATAACATAAGGGTTAACATATTCAGACAATGAACTTCTTCTGTAAAATCGGTTCAGGTTGAATGTATTTTTAATGGATGCTGTATGAATGGTGGTCTCAAACCCAACACCCTCAAGTGTTGTATAACGATAACCCGTTTCAAGGGACCAGAATGAATTTAGAGCGTATCTAATATCTCCACCGGCTGCCCAGCTTGGCTCAGACACCACATTGAAGCGACTTACAAAAATTTGAAGACCGCGGTCATTCTCTCCAAAAACATATCCGCCATACAGAGATGCACTCCAGCGGTTATACTCTTCAGTATCCGGAGTGGTGGGAACAGTTTGAGCAAATGAGATTAATACTGAAAATTGAAATATCGAAAGCAACAGTAGTATAATTTTCTTCATAGTAAATGATCATGTACATTTTTTGAGTTTCTTTTCAAAAAGAAACTTTCTTTATTTATTAGTAAAAGTACCGTCTATGTTTTATTTAAAATGTAGAAAAAAATAGAATTACTTCTTAGAAGATACTATTTAGATGTTCTAATTTTCACTGCATTGAAATCGTATTTTTTAAAATTTCTAATCTGATAAATTCTAATTAAAATATATCACTAACTGTTATTAAATCAGGATTTCAAAGTTCATTTATTAGAGTAACACTTTGCCAAAAATTCACCCGGCGACTTGTAACCACCCAAACATTAAGATTAATTAATTTTAAAACACCTGTTGATGCTCATACTAACGGCCTAACATCTCCATTGATCTCATATTTCTAAACTCTGCAGCGCATAGAGCTATCATTCACCTTTTTGAGATCGCCCTCCGTATTGCGATATTCCATTTTACATTTTGCAGAACAATGATCTACAATTAATTAAATGTACCGTATTTCAATAGCTCAACTTTACAAGGATATTGATACAAGCCTGAAATTTCTCAGGGAGAATTCTGCCACTGTAGCATCCTCCAGAAAACGCGTTGAGACTGCCATGGCCGACGGTAGCACCTATTATGGCATAAATACGGGATTCGGCGCTCTTGCCAACCAGCGAATCAGCAATGAAGACCTGAAGCAGCTTCAAAGAAACCTGATTCTTTCCCATGCAGTGGGTACCGGTGAGCTGATTCCCAAAGAGATCTGCCGGCTGATGCTGCAACTAAAGGTTCACGCACTCGGCATCGGAAATTCCGGTATCTCTCCGGATACCTTCAAACAACTGCTTCTTTTTCTTGAAAAAGATCTGATCCCGGCCGTTCCGGAAAAAGGAAGCCTGGGCGCATCGGGTGATCTCGCACCTCTTGCCCATATGTCGCTTCCACTGCTGGGATACGGCGAATTCTGGAATGATGAAGGAACCGGAACCCTGCCTGCAAGCCGCGTCCTTCAGGAGCACAACCTTGAGCCGATCGACCTTCAGGCTAAAGACGGCCTCTCACTGATTAATGGAACTCAAATGATGAGTGCCTACGGCGCCTATATTCTTGAAAAATCACTCCGTTTGCAGAAAATGGCAGACCTGATCGGTGCCATGAGCCTCGAAGCGCTTCAGGGGAGCATCACCCCGTTTGACAAAAGAATTCATGAATTGCGTCCGCATACCGGACAAAAAATAGTCGCCGAAAATGTAAGAAACTTACTCGAAGATAGTGAGATCCTTGAATCCCACCGTCATTGCGGCAAAGTACAGGATCCCTACTGCCTTCGCTGCATTCCACAAGTTCACGGAGCAAGCCGCAACGCGATCGATCACGCAATCAGCACGGTGGAGACTGAAATCAACTCCGTAACCGATAATCCGCTCGTTTTGGAAAATGGCGATATCCTCAGCGGAGGAAATTTCCACGGTCAGCCTCTCGCACTGGTTCTCGATTATTCTAAAATAGCACTGGCAGAACTGGCCAGTATTTCTGAACGCCGCACCTATCTCCTGCTGGAAGGGCACGACGGATTGCCCAAACTCCTGATGGAAAAGACGGGAATTAACTCCGGTTTTATGATTCCACAGTACACATCCGCAGCACTTGTTTCTGAAAATAAAGTATTGGCCCACCCTTCATCGGTCGATTCAATCCCCACCAGTCTGGGTCAGGAAGATCACGTGAGTATGGGGAGCATCAGCGCGCTGCACCTCTACAAAATTTTAGAAAATGTGGAGCAGGTGTTAGCGATTGAATTATTTACAGCTGCCCAGGCACTTGATTTCAGAAAACCGCTGCGGCCGGGCAAAGGAGTTGAAACTGCGCACGCTTACATCCGCTCTGCGATCCCGCACGCTACAGAAGATCACTTTTTTAAAGATGAGATCACTGTTGCTGCCGATATCGTATCCGGGGGCGACTTGTTGACAGAAATCGAAAATCAGTCCATTTCCCTGCGTTAATCCACGGAGATTTAGGTTTTTTTCATTATTCTGCCTTCAGCTGATAATATGTCTGATTGAGATCAAACCAACATGACCCGATTCCTTCTATTTCTCCTGCTGTCTCTTCTTTTTTCGGGCTGTTACTCTGCCGCTGACACAGAACAACAGAACCATGACCGGATGGTCGCTGTACTCGACAGCATTAACACCGATGCCAAAAACGATCCCCTGAAATATTTCTATGCCAACGAGTATCGAATCGCCTTCCTTGATTCCATTGTTCAGGCCAACCCGGGGGATGTCCGCCTGATGTATCATTTTGCTCTTGAGCATCAAAACTCCGCGAATGTTGAAAACTCCATCCCGATATTGAAAGAGCTTGAGGAGCTGGTTCCCGATCAGAATTCTCAGCAGATAATCTGGGAGGCACTGGCAATCAGCTATTTAAGGCAGGCTGAAGTTCAAAACTGCCTGGAAAATTACACACCTGCAAACTGTATCCTCCCGTTTGATGAAGATGCCATTCATGCAGAAAAAATGTATATCGAATCATCGCGGGAGTATCTCGAGAAGCTGCTTGATGCCGATCCGGAAAATTACAGCTATCACTGGATGTATAATATCGCACATATTGCCGGAGGCAGTTATCCGGACCAGGTGAATCGTGATTTTTTAATTCCGGGATTGCAGGATTCCGAAACTCTGCCGGATGGTTTAAATGCCCCGCAATTCAGAGATATTGGCATGATGAGCGGTTCGGGAGATAACCGGATTTCAGGCAGTTCATGTGTGGATGATTTCAACGGAAACGGCCACCTCGATATTTTTGCAACATCGTACGGATTTGGTGAAAATGTAACCCTGTATATTTCTGATGAAAACGGAAATTTTTCTGATCAAACTGCCTCTGCCGGCCTCAATGGCATAACAGGCGGACTTAACGTGGAGTGCGCCGACGTCAACAACAGCGGATTCACTGATATTTTAATCCTCCGTGGAGCCTGGCTCGGTGAGAATGGAACACATCCTAATTCGCTTCTTCGAAATAACGGTGACGGCACATTTACCGACATCACCTATTCATCCGGGCTTTTTGAAACATTACCCACCCAGGTCGCTGCGTTTGCAGATATCAACCGAAACGGGCACCTCGATCTATTCATTGGAAATGAATCAGCCTCGGGATGGCAAAATATTTTTTCGGGCGGAAGCGGACAATCTCCACCCTATCCTTCCGCAATTTTCCTGAATAACGGAAATGAAACCTTCACTCGTCACGATTCACTTTCCGGTTTTCACGTTGATGCATTCGTCAAAGGGGCTTCCTGGGGTGATATCAACGGTGACGGCTACCCGGATCTTTTTATTTCCGTGATGGGTGGCAAAAACCTGCTCTTTGTTCATCGCGGCTTAGATGAAAACCAGCTTCCGGTTTTTGAAGAAATTGGTGAAAAAGCCGGTGTTCAGAATCCTCAATTCAGCTTTCCAGCGTGGTTTTTTGATTTCAATAATAACGGCCTGGATGATCTTTTCATCGCCACGTATGATGTGAGGGCTATCAACCGGGTGGCAGATGAAGTCGCCCGTGAGAAACTTGGACTGGAAACATCCACGGAGTATTCCCGGCTCTACAAAAATTTAGGAGACGAAACCTTCCTGGATATCACCGAACATACCGGGCTAAACACAGTGATGTTCGGGATGGGCGCCAACTTCGCAGACCTGAACAACAACGGCTATCCTGATATCTACATCGGGACCGGCGCTCCGGATCTATCATCTATCATTCCAAACCGCCTTTTTCTGAATCACAACGGGGAATCATTTCATGAATCAACCGCATTGAGCAGAGTTGGGCATCTGCAAAAAGGTCACGGCGTTTCGATGGCGGATTTTAAAAACAATGGCCGGATCGATATATACACCGTTCTCGGCGGTGCGGTGGAAGGAGATTTTTATCACAACGCACTGTTTGAAAACAGAAGTGATCACGGCAACTGGCTGGCAATTGAGCTGGAAGGCACTTCATCAAACCGCCAGGCGATCGGAACAAAAGTTGAAGCGGTCATTTCTGATGGAAATGAACTTCGTAGTCTGCACCGTACCGTTTCTACCGGAGGCTCATTTGGAGCAAACCATACTCGCGTACATTTTGGGCTTGATCAATCGACTCAAGTCAATGAAATCATCATCCGGTGGGCTGGGTCGGATGATGTTCAGACAATCGACCGCCCTGAAATCAACACGCTTCATCATATTCGCCAATCGCATTAATCGTTTAATTTTAGGTGCAATGAGTAAGGTGTTTTGTGATTGACATCCCCTCTCAATCTGATGTACATTACTGATGGTATCTAAATTAAATCTATGGGAGCCATGAAAAAACCGGTCAAAAACATACGCGCACCACACGGAACTGATCTGAATTGCAAAGGGTGGCACCAGGAGGCCGCCATGCGGATGCTGATGAATAATCTTGATCCGGATGTGGCCGAACGTCCCGACGAACTGATTGTTTATGGCGGGGGCGGAAAAGCGGCACGAAACTGGGAGAGTTATCGCAAAATCATCGAAACCCTGAAGAGGCTTGAAAATGATGAAACGCTGCTCATCCAGAGCGGAAAGCCTGTAGGTGTGTTCCGGACGCATGAGGAAGCTCCGCGGGTGCTTTTGGCAAATTCACATCTCGTGCCGCGGTGGGCCAACTGGGATGAGTTTCGAAAGCTTGACAAAATGGGGCTGACCATGTACGGCCAGATGACCGCCGGTTCCTGGATCTACATCGGCTCGCAGGGAATTGTGCAGGGCACATACGAAACGTTTGCAGAATGCGCACGACAGCATTTTGATGGATCAATGAAAGGAAAACTCGTAGTCACGGCCGGACTTGGCGGTATGGGCGGAGCACAGCCGCTGGCAGCGACAATGAACGGCGCAGCATTTTTAGGAATCGAAGTGGATGAAAGCCGGATCGACATGCGGATCAAAACCGGTTATTGCGACCTGAAATGTACCGATCTGGATGAAGCTCTCGAAAAAGTACTGGAAGCGAAAGAGAAAGGTGAAGCCCTTTCAGTTGGCCTGTTGGGCAATGTGGCTGAAATTCTGCCAAAACTCCTCGAACGGGATGTCAATCCTGATGTGCTTACCGATCAAACCTCTGCTCACGATCTCCAGCTCGGCTACATTCCCGCCGGGTATTCACTGGATGAAGCCGCCAAAAAACGGGAATCGAATCCGGATGAGTATCAAAAAGATGTACTCGATTCAATGGTCACGCATGTGGGAACCATGCTGAAAATGCAGGAACGCGGAGCTGTCACGTTTGATTACGGGAACAATATCCGCGGCCAGGTTGCTGATCACCGTGGAATGAAGGAGGCATTCGACTTTCCTGGTTTTGTACCCGCCTATATCCGCCCGCTTTTCTGCAAAGGTTCAGGTCCGTTTCGTTGGGCGGCACTCTCGGGTGATCCGAACGATATCGCCGTGACCGACAAAGCCCTGCTCGAAACCTTTCCTGAAAAAGAAGCGCTGCATCGGTGGATTCATCATGCACAGGAAAAAATTCATTTCCAGGGAT
The window above is part of the Rhodohalobacter sp. SW132 genome. Proteins encoded here:
- a CDS encoding pyridoxal phosphate-dependent aminotransferase — encoded protein: MRNSLLPSGLPEINYGIRQIVGKGFEREKLGYPVIWENIGDPVQKGMRLPDWMKDIITEVIQDNSTFGYCDSKGLPDTREYLAQRTNDFGGCQISADDITFFNGLGDAIARLYSLLSDDARVLLPSPAYPAHTGAEKLRIRKQPLTYTLDPSSGWLPQPDEIRKTVEENPDVSAILIVNPDNPTGVVYSKNVLLELVQIAREYELFIIADEIYENLVYDGKMVRLSEVIGDVPGIAMKGISKEIPWPGSRCGWLEYYNRKSDHEFSEFCDRIDQCKMTEVCSTTLPQKVIPGIMSNPAYSAFLDSRISSLAKKMSMLKERINVLENVECKGGQGAFYAAIHFNSELHKSDMKPELLGDVERSLYLKWTDNLEANPDLFLTYYLLAGTGVCTVPLSGFNTPVAGLRLTLLEQDMVQFEHMLDQLEKGLESVFSNNQKMVQV
- a CDS encoding outer membrane beta-barrel protein — translated: MKKIILLLLSIFQFSVLISFAQTVPTTPDTEEYNRWSASLYGGYVFGENDRGLQIFVSRFNVVSEPSWAAGGDIRYALNSFWSLETGYRYTTLEGVGFETTIHTASIKNTFNLNRFYRRSSLSEYVNPYVILGVEQDWFTAEGPADEFSRSEASLIGGLGVAFRLNDRIEIFGQHEIKLSSNHLDLQNQGYPYDQIGMASGGIRFHFGRSDRRPVNLRPATRTISDTEYEDIFARARDVDNLSDRVDSLENQINQLDSDNSDRFAEMNERLAALEDRVDSLEAKTNCLCERVEDVEEEVSYPESEIRRTVAAGHYIQVYAAMSLNDAIEVRNSFREQLGDDLNDAADEVFIIQRRQFYEVLIGVFNEFSNAQNILPTASAVMGDAFIITFPRPVHLAEQYEGTVIVHDE
- the hutH gene encoding histidine ammonia-lyase yields the protein MYRISIAQLYKDIDTSLKFLRENSATVASSRKRVETAMADGSTYYGINTGFGALANQRISNEDLKQLQRNLILSHAVGTGELIPKEICRLMLQLKVHALGIGNSGISPDTFKQLLLFLEKDLIPAVPEKGSLGASGDLAPLAHMSLPLLGYGEFWNDEGTGTLPASRVLQEHNLEPIDLQAKDGLSLINGTQMMSAYGAYILEKSLRLQKMADLIGAMSLEALQGSITPFDKRIHELRPHTGQKIVAENVRNLLEDSEILESHRHCGKVQDPYCLRCIPQVHGASRNAIDHAISTVETEINSVTDNPLVLENGDILSGGNFHGQPLALVLDYSKIALAELASISERRTYLLLEGHDGLPKLLMEKTGINSGFMIPQYTSAALVSENKVLAHPSSVDSIPTSLGQEDHVSMGSISALHLYKILENVEQVLAIELFTAAQALDFRKPLRPGKGVETAHAYIRSAIPHATEDHFFKDEITVAADIVSGGDLLTEIENQSISLR
- a CDS encoding CRTAC1 family protein codes for the protein MTRFLLFLLLSLLFSGCYSAADTEQQNHDRMVAVLDSINTDAKNDPLKYFYANEYRIAFLDSIVQANPGDVRLMYHFALEHQNSANVENSIPILKELEELVPDQNSQQIIWEALAISYLRQAEVQNCLENYTPANCILPFDEDAIHAEKMYIESSREYLEKLLDADPENYSYHWMYNIAHIAGGSYPDQVNRDFLIPGLQDSETLPDGLNAPQFRDIGMMSGSGDNRISGSSCVDDFNGNGHLDIFATSYGFGENVTLYISDENGNFSDQTASAGLNGITGGLNVECADVNNSGFTDILILRGAWLGENGTHPNSLLRNNGDGTFTDITYSSGLFETLPTQVAAFADINRNGHLDLFIGNESASGWQNIFSGGSGQSPPYPSAIFLNNGNETFTRHDSLSGFHVDAFVKGASWGDINGDGYPDLFISVMGGKNLLFVHRGLDENQLPVFEEIGEKAGVQNPQFSFPAWFFDFNNNGLDDLFIATYDVRAINRVADEVAREKLGLETSTEYSRLYKNLGDETFLDITEHTGLNTVMFGMGANFADLNNNGYPDIYIGTGAPDLSSIIPNRLFLNHNGESFHESTALSRVGHLQKGHGVSMADFKNNGRIDIYTVLGGAVEGDFYHNALFENRSDHGNWLAIELEGTSSNRQAIGTKVEAVISDGNELRSLHRTVSTGGSFGANHTRVHFGLDQSTQVNEIIIRWAGSDDVQTIDRPEINTLHHIRQSH
- the hutU gene encoding urocanate hydratase is translated as MKKPVKNIRAPHGTDLNCKGWHQEAAMRMLMNNLDPDVAERPDELIVYGGGGKAARNWESYRKIIETLKRLENDETLLIQSGKPVGVFRTHEEAPRVLLANSHLVPRWANWDEFRKLDKMGLTMYGQMTAGSWIYIGSQGIVQGTYETFAECARQHFDGSMKGKLVVTAGLGGMGGAQPLAATMNGAAFLGIEVDESRIDMRIKTGYCDLKCTDLDEALEKVLEAKEKGEALSVGLLGNVAEILPKLLERDVNPDVLTDQTSAHDLQLGYIPAGYSLDEAAKKRESNPDEYQKDVLDSMVTHVGTMLKMQERGAVTFDYGNNIRGQVADHRGMKEAFDFPGFVPAYIRPLFCKGSGPFRWAALSGDPNDIAVTDKALLETFPEKEALHRWIHHAQEKIHFQGLPARICWLEYGERAEMGLKFNWLVKKGKVKAPIVIGRDHLDTGSVASPNRETESMKDGSDAIADWPLLNAMLNTASGASWVSLHHGGGVGIGYSIHAGMVCVADGTKMADRRLERVLTNDPGSGVMRHADAGYELAEQIARERGIDLPMIT